From the Oryzias latipes chromosome 22, ASM223467v1 genome, one window contains:
- the ak7 gene encoding adenylate kinase 7 isoform X3, translating into MGSFSGPKMFILISTVMTWASSKPVDPDDPTLPFTDEIFWSRKAHPNFARHIDLEKRVAKMGKTNRELFSTYVVASGLQYGMGENLFHYFFKKAWLGQEPEVSVFGDGDNIVPTIHIRDLASVIQHVIHHRPRPYYLLAVDGSNNSMEEIIKAVASTLGSGKIHKRPIEEALLVQDLSATDIDYLLVSLRMEAVFIRKLFSISWHCESGLVENVDLVVEEYRQTRGLLPIRMCVLGPPAAGKSTVSKQICQHYKLHYITLRDAVSEAIAQLEDSVNLDPEADDSTMKDLLSSLKDSMKHNKDVSENQLKALKEKLMSNPCRNQGFVLDGFPNTYEQAKEVFSGAEEDDETPHKASFRRVVPEFVFTLDAPDNLLVDRVMNLPESVVQEHNYHPENFTKRLATYRKMNTLEETVLTFFTELDIPSWRLEITSSKEAYNQPLIQKILQTVGPPRSYSPSRQEVEEEERRKAEEMMKEEALAKAESERREAEEEEARRRASRLEKWSRCLKVVRRQKEEPLKAEALSYLKREVMPTLVQALSECCRVQPPDPVDFVAEYLIKNNPSDKPA; encoded by the exons ATGGGGAGTTTCTCTGGACCAAAGATGTTCATCCTCATCTCTACAGTAATGACCTGGGCTTCAAGCAAGCCAGTGGATCCT gatgaTCCAACGCTTCCTTTCACAGATGAGATTTTCTGGAGCAGAAAAGCTCATCCGAACTTTGCGCGGCACATTGACCTGGAGAAGAGGGTGGCTAAAATGGGCAAAACT AATAGGGAGCTGTTCTCCACCTATGTGGTGGCGTCAGGACTGCAGTACGGGATGGGAGAAAACCTATTCCACTACTTCTTTAAG AAAGCGTGGCTCGGACAGGAGCCTGAAGTCTCTGTATTTGGAGATGGCGATAACATTGTTCCTACAATTCATATCAGGGATTTGGCCAG TGTCATTCAACATGTGATCCACCATCGGCCCAGGCCGTATTACCTGCTGGCTGTGGATGGCTCCAATAACAGCATGGAGGAAATCATAAag GCAGTGGCCTCCACTCTGGGATCAGGAAAGATCCACAAACGACCCATTGAGGAGGCCCTTCTTGTACAAGACCTGAGT GCAACAGACATCGATTATCTGCTGGTCAGCCTTCGAATGGAAGCTGTGTTCATCCGCAAGCTGTTTTCCATCAGCTGGCACTGTGAGTCTGGGCTGGTGGAGAATGTGGATCTAGTGGTGGAGGAGTACCGGCAGACTCGGGGACTGCTG CCCATCCGGATGTGTGTGCTGGGTCCTCCTGCGGCGGGGAAGAGCACGGTGTCCAAACAAATCTGCCAACACTACAAGCTCCATTACATCACCCTGAGGGACGCCGTGTCGGAGGCCATCGCCCAGCTG gAGGATTCTGTAAATCTTGATCCAGAAGCAGATGATTCAACGATGAAGGATCTTCTAAGCAGCCTAAAGGACAGCATGAAGCATAACAAAG ATGTGTCAGAGAACCAGCTGAAGGCGTTGAAGGAGAAACTGATGTCTAACCCGTGCAGGAACCAAGGTTTTGTCCTCGACGGATTCCCCAACACATACGAACAAGCAAAAGAAGTCTTCAGTG gagcagaggaagatgatgagaCGCCCCACAAGGCTTCATTCAGGAGGGTTGTTCCAG AGTTTGTCTTCACTCTGGACGCGCCGGACAACCTCCTGGTGGATCGAGTGATGAACTTGCCAGAGAGCGTGGTGCAGGAGCACAACTATCATCCAGAGAACTTCACCAAGCGGTTAGCCACCTACAGAAAAATGAACACACTTGAGGAAACAGTTCTCACCTTCTTCACCGAGCTGGACATCCCATCATGGCGCCTGG AAATCACTAGCAGTAAAGAAGCTTACAATCAACCGCTGATACAGAAGATCCTGCAGACGGTGGGCCCTCCCAGGAGTTACAGCCCCTCCAgacaggaggtggaggaggaggagaggaggaaggctgAGGAAATGATGAAGGAGGAGGCCCTGGCTAAGGCAGAGAGTGAGAGgagggaggcagaggaggaggaggccaggAGAAGGGCATCACGTTTGGAGAAGTGg AGTCGGTGTTTGAAGGTTGTGAGACGGCAGAAGGAGGAGCCGCTGAAAGCTGAGGCCCTGAGCTACCTGAAGAGGGAGGTGATGCCCACGCTGGTGCAGGCTCTGAGCGAATGCTGCCGAGTTCAGCCTCCAGATCCTGTGGATTTTGTG GCAGAGTACTTAATCAAGAACAATCCCTCTGACAAGCCAGCCTAA